The nucleotide sequence AGGCTTCTCGCCCACTCTTGTCGCGCTCCATGTTTGTCATCCTGAGCGAGGGCTTCAGCCCGAGTCGAAGGACCCCTACCTGCACTGAAAATCACAGACAAATGCCGGGTGCCCCACCCAAGCCCGCTTTTGGCGAACGGTGGGGCACAGCTGCTAAGCATCCAGACGTTTATCAGCGCGTCTCCTTCAGAAGACCCTAATTACAGTGACGATAGACTCAATGGGAAGTGGGATTACAATCGTGAAAACATTCTCAACAATATCTGCGGGCCTGGTCCGGGAGGCTTCTGTCGGCCATGACTTCCAAGCGCAGACTGCTGCAAATTACATTCGTCGTTTTCGTCGTCCTGCTCCTCGGTGCGGCATCGATGAGAGCCTACGGGATTAGTGCGACCTGGGTGTCGAAGGCGTTCTGCAATCAGCAGGAGTGCTTTGTCTTTGTCGATCAAGAGTACGACGGCTGGAGCAAAACCTATCTCGGCAATATTGGGATGATATTCCGTTCATTGATGGGCGGTGCCACCGCCCCGACACAGATGACGCATGCGGTCCTTGTTTTCCGGATCACGCCAACAAAGATCGAGACTTACCCAGTCCATGAAGGACCGTTCCCAGTCCTGTTCTGGAATTCGACAATATATTCAATGAGCAACAAGGGGGATCTCAAGTGGGCGGGCACCCATTTTGAAAGATTGACTCCTGAGGAGATGGTGCCCTACCACGACGCTATCCGGACCAACCATGCGTTGGCCGGAGAATTTTCCAATCAGGATGGGTGGTCGGCAAAGTATCTCAATGTCAACCACGACTGGCGGGTCAATCTCGGGGGGCAGGAAATAACGATTTCAATGAGTCTCACAGGGACTGATGGAGTTTCGATTGATGTAGCCGGGGTAAAAGACCGGCCTCGTGGTTCCATATGGACACTGGATATGGCCTTCAGGAAGGTGACGGAATCTAAGTACCGCGAGATCTTTGGACCGTCTTGAAATCAAGACGCCGGGTGCCCCTCGATAACAGCCGGGTGCCCACCCAACCCCGCTCCTTGGCATGGATGGGACGACGATCGAAAATAATTTCAGGTCGGGTGGCCCAGATGAAAGGCGCCCACAGGAGCCAGTTTTGCTCGACTGGGACGCGCCCCAAAATAAATTTCACTCTCGTCCTTTCATGTGCAATCCACTAAGCCGCTCAGTTTCAGCCGCTTAGGAAGCCGTCTGTATAGCTTTAAGCAATGTCAAGCGCGGTGTTTGCGCCCGTCGTAAGCTGTTGATTCCGCTGCCCTTCGCGTTCCGCACCTCCAGCTCCACAACTCTTCGATTTGCTACTCTGGATGTTGAGCCGCTTTGCGGGTGTGAGCGCAGCGGGAGCCCGCAGGCGAAATCCTGAGCCTTTGGCGAAGGATCTTTGGTAGCGCGCCGCGCGCGCGCCGCTGCCCCGTGCAGCCGATCTTTGAAATTGTGTGTGTTGATCGTTTGGCCGGCCTTTCCGCCCGGCTCCTACTAACGACTAACTACCAGCTACTAGCTACCACATACCCCACATATCTCCGCCCTTAACCCCTTTAGACCGACATATCGAGGGGGAGGGGGAGGGGGGCTGGATCTGTCGCGGGGTTTCCTTCGCGCACCTTTGTGCGACCTTCGTGTTCTTTGTGGTGAGGTCTTTCTTGCAGACGGCTCCTGATCCCCTTGATATCAGTAGCTAAGTCCTTTATCTGAACTGATGACCGGGAGGGGGTAGGGGTCCCTCGACTCGGGCTGAAGCCCTCGCTCGGGATGACAGATGGAAAGCTACTGCCCAGCGGTGCTCCTGGCTTGGGCCGCGGGGGCGTCCACGTGGAAGAAGCGCGCCGGCTTGGAGCGCATCTCGGGCATGGCGGCGAAGGGCTTGGCGTAATCGTTGCGCGCGTTCCAGAACAAGAAGCCTATGCCTCCCCTGTCCTTGGCCACGCTGACCTGGGTCTCGATGTAGGCGGGCGAGTAGGTTTTCGTCTTCCAGCCGAAGGCCTGCAACCACGGCCGCAGCACGACCGCGCTGCCCTCGGTCACCTTCTGGAAGCGCTCCATGGACTCGGAGATGAAGTGCTCGGGAGCGTCGCCGGGCAGAGCGTATCCGTCCATGCCGAAGAAGTGCGAGGGATAGATCATGGGCGAGAGCACATCGCAGTGCTTGGCCATTTCCACGATGTCCTGTCCGGTGTGCGAGAGGTCTACCGGGCGTTGCCAGGCCATGACGCCAAAGACGTCCAGCGAGACCAACACGCCCTTGGCGTGCAGCTCCTTGTAGGCGCGGGCCAGAAAGTCGCTGATCACTTCGAAACGTTTCCACGCGGGATGTGTCTTCTCGAAGGCGAACTGCGCGTCTTTCTGGTCGCCCTCGGCGGGGAAGCGCACGTAGTCGAACTGGATCTCGTCGGCGCCGGCGGAGGCCACGTACTTGGCCAGCCCGATGTTGTAAGCCTGGACCTCCGGCTGCGATGGGTCGCTCCACACCAGCTTGCCGTTTTCGCGCCAGGGCTCGCCGCCGCGGCGCGAGCGCACCGCGAACTCGGAATGGTGTTGCGCGATGTTGTCGTCGCGGAACAACGCGATGCGAGCGATCGCGTGCATGCCGTTCTGGTGCAGGAAGTGGATGAACTTCGGCAGGTTGCGGATGGGCGGGCGGTGGCCCTTGGGCACAAACGCGTGCTCGAAGGGCACGTTCACCGAGCCGTCGCTATCTTTGACGTCGAAGACGATGGCATTGCCGCTGACGTCGTGCCAGTGGCGGATCAGGCGGATGCCGTTATCGCTGCCCGCCATGCCGCCGGTCAGGTAGATGGCGTGGACCTCGAAATCGCGGGCGCGCGCGATGGGGTGCTCCACGACCGGCTCGGCTTGAAAGCCGGGGATGACCAGCACCTCGCCGGGCTTGGGCGCGCCGCTCTTCAGGCCGCTGGCTTCGCGGATCGCTGCCTCGAGTTCGAGAGCGGTCATGTACGAAGTTCGCGACAGCCACGCGCGCGCGACGGTGGTGACGCTCTCGCCGCGCTTGACCACATGTGCGTCGGGACGTCCGGCATCGGCCGCCGGTTCGACCGCGGCGGGCTGGGAAAGGCTTGGCGTCTGATGGGGCGCGGGCGGGCTCTCACTCGCCATCTCCGGGATCTCGGCGGCCACATCGGAGGCTTGTGCTGTGCCTGCAGCGGGCGGTGTCGGCCGCCGCGACAACGCCATCGGCTGCGGGATCAGCGTGTCTACCCAGAGCAACAAGCAGGCGAAACAGATCAGTGCAGTGAACGCCGCGAGAAACCGAAGAGTGGGGTGCTGGACCATGGATGCGCTGTTGAGTCGGGGGATTGCGCCGATACTAGCACGCCCAGCAACGACTCGGATGGTTACCTTAGACGCAGACCTTGACCACCGGGATGCGACATCCGGCCCGCCGTACCGGCTCCGTGGAGCTCCCGAATCGGTACCTGCCGGGCAGCGTAACCAGCTTCCGCTATGTAAAATCGCTTGGTAGCGGTGCTGTGCTGGAGGGGTTATGAACACGCGATCTGTTCTCGTACGCGCCTTGGCCATCGTACTGACTTTGTCGTTTGTGGTGACGGAGTCGCTTGCCCAAGCGGAACCGGTGCTGCCCGATCCCGGCAACGCCGGCATGAGCCGGGACCAGCAGATCCAGCTCGGGCAGAAGGCGGTGGGCGAGGTCTATCAGCAGATGCCGGTGCTGCCCGACTCCAGTCCGGTCACGCAGTACGTACAGCAACTGGGGAAGAAGCTGGAGCGCGTCATCCCGCAGCAGAACTCCTGGCCGTACCAGTTCCATGTCATCCAGCAGAAGGAGATCAACGCCTTTGCCGTTCCGGGGGGCCCGATCTTCATCAACGTCGGCACCATCACGGCGGCGGATAACGAGGCCGAACTGGCGGGCGTCATGGCCCACGAGATGTCTCACGTCTATATGCAGCACTCGGCCAAGCAAATGCAGAAGAACACTTTGCCCAGCATCCTCGCCGCTGGGGGTGAGATCCTGGGGCAGATCTTCGGGGGAGTGACCGGAGCGATTGCGAGTATTGGAGGTCAGGTAGGTGGCGGTCTGCTCAGCATGAAGTATTCGCGCGCAGATGAGGCTCAGGCCGACGCCGTGGGCGCCATCATCGCGTACAAGGCCGGCTACAACCCCAAGTCGTTGGCCGAGTTCTTCCAGAAGCTGGAAAGTCAGGGCGGCGCGCCGCCGCAGTTCCTGAGCGATCACCCGAGTCCCGGCAACCGCATCACCGCAGTGGACAAGGAGATCGCGAACTGGCCGCCGGAGAACTACCAGGCCAGCAGCCAGTCCTTCACCCAGGCCCACCAGCAGGCGCAGGGCGTGACGGCCTACACCGGGCAGCAGATCACGGACGGCGCCAAATCCGGCCAGTGGGCAAGCCAAAACAAGAATGGCGGCGCAGCGCCGGCCGCTGTCGCCACAGGCTCCGCTCCGGCCGCACCGGCTCCTGCCAGCGCCAATCTCGGCGCGGTGACCCTGCAGCAGGTCAGGCCGAGCAAGACCCTCATCCCCATTGCCAGCAACAGCGTCTTCACGATCAAGCATCCGGACAACTGGCAGACCACCACGGACCAGCAGAGTGGCTCGATCACGATCGGCCCGCCGTCAGGGGTCTCGCAGGGCACGGTCGCATACGGAGTCATGATGGGCGGGTACTCGCCGCAAGGCGGAGCCAGCCTGAGCGCGGCCACGCAGCAGCTGGTGCAGGGCATCACGCAGGGCAATCCCGGCATGAGGCAGACCTCGGGGGCGGACAGCATTCGCGTGAACCGCGTGCCCGGCATGTCTGTGGACCTGAGCGGCCAATCCCCGGTGCTGGATTCGAGGGGCGCGCCGCTGCCGGAGCATGACTGGCTGGTCACGTTGCAGCGTGCCGACGGGAGCGTGCTTTACGCGGTGTTCGTCGCGCCCGAGCGCGACTTCGAACAGTTGCGGCCCACCTTCGAGAACATGCTGCGCACCCTGCGCCTGAAGTAGTGACGAACTGGATTCCCCGGGCCGCTGCCTGCGCCCGTAGCCACCGCCTTTTCCATGCCTTTCCGCCCTGCGCCAAGAATCCGTGAACTTTTTCCGGGCTGGAACGTACTTCTAAGCAGGCAGCAAGAAAGTGCAGCGCGGCCGACTAACCAATTCGCGCGGCGTCCGTCAAAGAGATTGTAAGGAGGTTGCGATGAGCGGGAAGTACAACAAGATCGTGGACAACATCGGTATTCGCGTGGCGCTGAACACCGCTGGTTTCGTGCTATGGCTGGTGGCGTCGTATGCGCTGTTGCGTGCGTAACGGCAGGGGCTTGGCCGCCGCCCTGCTTTCGCCCTACTTCTCCATCGACGCTGTTTCCGCCCGGGCGGAGTAGCGCGATTCGACGTAACCATTCAGGATCTGGATGAATTCAGCAACGATATTGTCGCCCTTCAGAGTGGTCATCAACCGGCCATCCACGAAGACCGGCGCCTTGGGCTCCTCGAACGTGCCCGGCAGCGAGATGCCGATGTTGGCATGCTTGGATTCTCCGGGGCCGTTCACCACGCATCCCATCACTGCGACCTTCATCTCTTCGATCCCCGCGTAACGCTCCTTCCACAGCGGCATCTGCTCCCGCAAGTACGTCTGGATCTGCTCTGCCATCGCCTGGAAGAAGGTGGATGTCGTGCGCCCGCATCCCGGGCACGCGGTGACCTGCGGGGTAAAGCTGCGGATGCCGAGCGATTGCAGGATCTGCTGCGCGACCAGGACTTCTTCGGTGCGGTCTCCGTTGGGCGCAGGCGTGAGCGAGACGCGGATGGTGTCGCCGATGCCTTCTTGCAACAGCACCGCGAGCGCTGCGCTCGAGCCCACGATTCCCTTTGCGCCCATGCCCGCCTCGGTCAGACCGAGGTGCAGGGCATAGCCGCAGCGCGCCGCCAGCGAGCGGTACACGTCGATCAGGTCCTGCACGCCGCTCACCTTGGCGCTGAGGATGATCTGGTCCGGCCGCAGGCCGTATTTCTCGGCGAGCTTGGCCGAATTGAGCGCGCTGAGCACCATGGCTTCCATCGTGACCTCGCGCGCGTCTTTGGGCTCGGCCAGGCGCGAATTGTCGTCCATGAGCTTGGTCAGTAACTGCTGGTCGAGCGAGCCCCAGTTCACCCCGATGCGCACCGGCTTCTGGTTCTCGACCGCGACCGCGACCATGGTGCGGAAATTGTCGTCGTCCTTCTTGCCGATGCTGACGTTGCCGGGATTGATGCGGTACTTGGCTAGCGCTGTGGCGCACGCGGGATATTTCTTCAGCAGAATGTGTCCGTTGTAGTGGAAATCGCCGATGATGGGCACGCGCATGCCCTGCTTCTCGAGCCCTTCGACGATGGCGGGCAAGGCGGCCGCGGCGGCGTCGTTGTTGACCGTGACCCGCACCAACTCCGAGCCGGCGCGCGCCAGGGCCGCCACCTGCCGGATGGTGCCGGGGATGTCGGCGGTATCGGTGTTGGTCATGGATTGCACCACTACTGGTGCATCGCTGCCCACGCGCACTCCGCCGATCACAACGGTTGCCGTCTTCCTGCGCTTGATTTCAGCCATCAGAGTCCTAGTTTACCAGCCCGGAGTGACGCCGGTCACACCCTCCCTGGGGTAGTACCCTTCGGGAAAAATTCGGCTACACCCTCCTGGGGGCTGTGTGGGGCGCGTGTGTTTTTACCGCTAGAGTCCCCGCACAGTACAATTCTGTGTTGAATGGTGGAATGGCTTAAGACTCACGTGTTCATCGCCGCGTGGGCTTCCCCGATACTCGCTCTCGTTGGATTGATTCTTCGGAAGTCCTCTGGCGATTCGACGCTAAACTGGTCGCGCGTAATTCTGTACGTGGGATTTCTCAGTGGTTTGGCCATACTTGTCACACCAGGGGTGGAGCCACTCGTACGCGGTGCCGCTTTCAGTCTCGTGGCAATGGGGTTCGGGTTCTTGATGCAAGACAGCTATCGACGATAGTTCTTTCACCGCCAAGGAAATCATCGATCCCCAGAGCTACCTTCTGACGGGGTTCACCTTGTAATTCTTGTTTTCCTTCTTGGTCAGGTCGATGGGCACACGACTCGTCGTCATAGCCTCTACGAAGAACCGGTTCATCCACAGAACTTCTGTTCGAGTAAGATCCTTGCCCTTAGTATCACGGGTATGTGTCTTAATCGTCTTCCTTTTCCAACCTTCGCCCTTAGTCAGCGCTGAGTTGTAGAGCGGGTTGTCATACCCGCTCACGAGGACCATGCATTTGGCTCGGCAGCACAGTTCGAGCAACTCCTCGTGAAACTCCTTGTCGTTTGCATCTATCTTGTATTTCGTATCTCTGTTCATGAGGTACGGCGGGTCCAAGTAGAAAAGAGTAGCCGGACGCTTATGGAACATTCTCAAGAGGTCTCGCGCGTCTTTGTGTTCAATGCGAACGTGTTTCAGCCGTTGCACGACCTTGCTCAGGCGCTCCGGTAGCGAATTCCACCGACTAACGCGAGCTTCTTGTCCGTTCCGGGTATAGGACTGAGAATATGAAAAACCACTATGCCTGACCCCCTGGCCATTGCTTCCCATCGCACCATTTACAGTCATCATGCAGGCCACGAGAAATCTTCGCGCACGCTCCAAGTCGCTGACAGCGGCAGTTCGCCTGTATGCTCGTTCAAACTCTTCGCGTGCATAAGGCGTCAGTTCGATCTGCCGGATGAGTTTAGTGGGGTGGTCTCGAAGCTGGCGGAAGACATTAACTATCTGCAGATCAGCATCGTTTATGACCTCAATCGGGGCTGCTTTCTTCGCCATTGTTACTGCTGCTGAACCGCAGAAAGCCTCAACCCAAGCGTTGTGAGGCGGAAGCATTTTCGCTATGTGCAGCGCCAAACGTTGCTTTGACCCAAAATAGCCAAAAGGGCTTTTGACGAATCCCTCAGATGATTGACGAGCACCCTGCGCTACTGAAGCCTTATTTGGCATGTTGATTTTACAACTGCTGTTCTATCGGATTCCCTTTCAAATCAGACTCTACAATGAGCCCCTGTGGAACAGTTTTGAAGCGGCTATTTCCCA is from Terriglobia bacterium and encodes:
- the ispG gene encoding flavodoxin-dependent (E)-4-hydroxy-3-methylbut-2-enyl-diphosphate synthase, with translation MAEIKRRKTATVVIGGVRVGSDAPVVVQSMTNTDTADIPGTIRQVAALARAGSELVRVTVNNDAAAAALPAIVEGLEKQGMRVPIIGDFHYNGHILLKKYPACATALAKYRINPGNVSIGKKDDDNFRTMVAVAVENQKPVRIGVNWGSLDQQLLTKLMDDNSRLAEPKDAREVTMEAMVLSALNSAKLAEKYGLRPDQIILSAKVSGVQDLIDVYRSLAARCGYALHLGLTEAGMGAKGIVGSSAALAVLLQEGIGDTIRVSLTPAPNGDRTEEVLVAQQILQSLGIRSFTPQVTACPGCGRTTSTFFQAMAEQIQTYLREQMPLWKERYAGIEEMKVAVMGCVVNGPGESKHANIGISLPGTFEEPKAPVFVDGRLMTTLKGDNIVAEFIQILNGYVESRYSARAETASMEK
- a CDS encoding DNA adenine methylase: MPNKASVAQGARQSSEGFVKSPFGYFGSKQRLALHIAKMLPPHNAWVEAFCGSAAVTMAKKAAPIEVINDADLQIVNVFRQLRDHPTKLIRQIELTPYAREEFERAYRRTAAVSDLERARRFLVACMMTVNGAMGSNGQGVRHSGFSYSQSYTRNGQEARVSRWNSLPERLSKVVQRLKHVRIEHKDARDLLRMFHKRPATLFYLDPPYLMNRDTKYKIDANDKEFHEELLELCCRAKCMVLVSGYDNPLYNSALTKGEGWKRKTIKTHTRDTKGKDLTRTEVLWMNRFFVEAMTTSRVPIDLTKKENKNYKVNPVRR
- a CDS encoding M48 family metalloprotease translates to MNTRSVLVRALAIVLTLSFVVTESLAQAEPVLPDPGNAGMSRDQQIQLGQKAVGEVYQQMPVLPDSSPVTQYVQQLGKKLERVIPQQNSWPYQFHVIQQKEINAFAVPGGPIFINVGTITAADNEAELAGVMAHEMSHVYMQHSAKQMQKNTLPSILAAGGEILGQIFGGVTGAIASIGGQVGGGLLSMKYSRADEAQADAVGAIIAYKAGYNPKSLAEFFQKLESQGGAPPQFLSDHPSPGNRITAVDKEIANWPPENYQASSQSFTQAHQQAQGVTAYTGQQITDGAKSGQWASQNKNGGAAPAAVATGSAPAAPAPASANLGAVTLQQVRPSKTLIPIASNSVFTIKHPDNWQTTTDQQSGSITIGPPSGVSQGTVAYGVMMGGYSPQGGASLSAATQQLVQGITQGNPGMRQTSGADSIRVNRVPGMSVDLSGQSPVLDSRGAPLPEHDWLVTLQRADGSVLYAVFVAPERDFEQLRPTFENMLRTLRLK